A genome region from Camelina sativa cultivar DH55 chromosome 10, Cs, whole genome shotgun sequence includes the following:
- the LOC104718750 gene encoding probable glucan endo-1,3-beta-glucosidase At4g16260 produces MSQMTPAIFLLIAFFTTILTPTCGEPVGVCYGMMGNNLPSKPDTITLFKEKNIRRVRLYDPNQAALNALKNTGIEVIVGVPNPDLRSLTNPSSAKSWVQNNVLNFYPAVSFKYIAVGNEVSPGNGGDLVLPAMRNVYDALRGANLQDRIKVSTAVDMTLIGNSFPPSLGEFRGDVRWYTDPIIGFLTSTNSALLANIYPYFSYVDNPRDISLSYALFTSPSVVVWDGSRGYQNLFDALIDVVYSAVERSGGGSLPVVVSESGWPSNGGNAASFDNARAYYTNLAARVRENRGTPKRPGRGVETYLFAMFDENQKSPEIEKNFGLFSPNKQSKFPITFSAVRAGTAVE; encoded by the exons ATGTCACAAATGACCCCAGCAATATTTCTCCTTATTGCTTTCTTCACAACCATCCTCACTCCAACAT GTGGAGAACCAGTAGGTGTGTGCTATGGAATGATGGGGAACAACCTACCTTCAAAACCAGACACAATCACTCtcttcaaagaaaaaaacatcagacGTGTTAGACTTTACGACCCAAACCAAGCCGCTTTAAACGCTCTTAAAAACACCGGCATCGAAGTCATCGTCGGCGTTCCAAACCCCGATCTCCGTTCACTCACTAACCCTTCTTCCGCTAAGTCGTGGGTCCAAAACAACGTGCTTAACTTTTACCCCGCCGTTAGCTTCAAGTACATCGCCGTCGGTAACGAGGTCTCTCCCGGGAACGGTGGAGATCTTGTGCTCCCTGCCATGCGTAACGTTTACGATGCTCTAAGAGGTGCGAATCTTCAAGATCGCATAAAAGTGTCAACGGCCGTTGATATGACCTTGATTGGGAACTCTTTCCCTCCTTCCTTGGGAGAGTTTCGTGGTGACGTTAGGTGGTACACGGATCCCATCATCGG GTTTCTAACGAGTACAAACTCAGCGTTACTAGCCAACATCTATCCTTACTTCAGCTACGTAGACAATCCACGTGACATATCTCTCTCTTACGCTCTCTTCACATCGCCTTCCGTTGTCGTATGGGACGGCTCTCGCGGCTACCAAAACCTCTTCGACGCCTTGATTGATGTCGTTTACTCCGCTGTCGAACGATCAGGCGGCGGATCTCTTCCCGTGGTCGTGTCCGAGAGCGGATGGCCTTCGAACGGAGGAAACGCGGCGAGTTTCGACAACGCGCGAGCTTATTACACGAATCTTGCGGCCCGAGTGAGAGAGAACAGAGGAACGCCGAAGAGACCTGGAAGAGGAGTTGAGACGTACTTGTTTGCTATGTTTGATGAGAATCAGAAGAGTCCTGAGATTGAAAAGAACTTTGGTTTGTTTTCCCCTAATAAACAGTCGAAATTTCCGATCACGTTCTCCGCTGTGAGAGCTGGTACGGCTGTTGAGTGA